One Mycobacterium sp. SMC-4 DNA window includes the following coding sequences:
- a CDS encoding nitroreductase family deazaflavin-dependent oxidoreductase, which yields MRVPRAVAHFNRRVTNPIARSLTPWLPLLGTLEHTGRKSGRRYRTPLLVFTTRTGYAILIGYGMGTDWLKNVLAGGAATMHKRGRIIELANPQIVSKVEAARLIAPGPRMFYRLFPYNEATLLLTRST from the coding sequence ATGCGGGTACCCCGTGCTGTCGCGCACTTCAATCGCCGTGTCACCAACCCGATCGCCCGGTCGCTGACGCCGTGGCTTCCGTTGCTGGGGACCCTCGAGCACACAGGTCGTAAGTCGGGACGGCGGTATCGCACCCCCCTGTTGGTGTTCACCACCCGCACCGGCTATGCCATCCTGATCGGCTACGGGATGGGCACGGACTGGCTGAAGAACGTCCTCGCCGGCGGGGCCGCGACCATGCACAAGCGGGGCAGGATCATCGAGTTGGCCAACCCCCAGATCGTGAGCAAGGTCGAGGCCGCGCGCCTCATCGCGCCGGGGCCCCGGATGTTCTATCGCCTGTTCCCTTACAACGAAGCAACTCTGCTTCTGACGAGAAGCACCTGA
- a CDS encoding oxidoreductase: MTHATSFQALVARQDDDGITLAVETLHDTDLPPGEVTIRVHYSGVNYKDALAVTPKGGVVRTYPIVPGIDLAGEVVSSESDEFAVGEAVLAHGYDIGTGRHGGYAEFARVPADQVVKLGALSPREGAAIGTAGFTAAMSVQALQRHGIVPQDGPILVTGATGGVGSVSVDLLSAAGYEVVASTGKPEAAAHLKALGATDVIGRLPEDPDAKPRPLGKTRWAGAVDCVGGATLADVLSSTQYGGAVAASGLTGGAGLNTTVMPFILRGVSLLGIDSVQMSITPRRALWDQLGDSLRPQHLSDVLHDVDVKDVQSVLDEVRAGRYSGRAVVRVAGGF; this comes from the coding sequence ATGACTCACGCCACCTCTTTCCAGGCACTCGTCGCCCGTCAAGACGACGACGGCATCACGCTGGCAGTCGAGACTCTGCACGACACCGATCTCCCTCCCGGAGAGGTCACCATCCGAGTGCACTACTCCGGCGTCAACTACAAGGACGCTTTGGCCGTCACCCCCAAAGGCGGCGTGGTCCGCACGTATCCGATCGTTCCCGGCATCGACCTCGCCGGTGAGGTCGTCTCGTCGGAATCCGATGAGTTCGCCGTCGGAGAGGCCGTCCTCGCCCACGGCTACGACATCGGTACGGGCAGACACGGCGGCTACGCCGAATTCGCGCGCGTTCCCGCCGATCAGGTCGTCAAGCTGGGTGCGCTGAGCCCGCGCGAAGGTGCTGCGATAGGTACCGCCGGATTCACCGCAGCGATGAGTGTGCAGGCGCTGCAAAGACACGGCATCGTGCCGCAGGACGGTCCGATCCTGGTGACGGGCGCGACGGGCGGCGTCGGCTCGGTCAGCGTCGATCTGTTGTCTGCTGCGGGCTACGAGGTGGTGGCGTCGACCGGCAAACCCGAGGCGGCTGCGCATTTGAAAGCGCTGGGCGCGACCGACGTCATCGGTCGGCTGCCCGAAGACCCGGACGCCAAGCCCCGCCCGCTGGGCAAGACCCGTTGGGCGGGCGCGGTCGACTGCGTGGGCGGGGCCACGTTGGCGGACGTGCTCAGTAGCACACAGTACGGAGGTGCCGTGGCGGCCAGTGGCCTCACCGGAGGCGCCGGCCTGAACACCACCGTGATGCCGTTCATCCTGCGCGGCGTCTCGTTGCTGGGCATCGACTCGGTACAGATGTCGATCACACCGCGGCGCGCACTCTGGGATCAACTGGGCGATTCACTGCGGCCACAACATCTTTCCGACGTACTGCACGACGTGGACGTCAAAGACGTGCAGAGCGTGCTCGACGAGGTCCGCGCTGGGCGATACTCGGGGCGCGCGGTCGTTCGCGTCGCCGGTGGGTTCTGA